A single genomic interval of Alcaligenes sp. SDU_A2 harbors:
- a CDS encoding Ppx/GppA phosphatase family protein produces MEQLLAAVDLGSNSFRLSIGRVVQHNGHAQIYAIDRLNESVRLAAGMGPDKCISPDAIERAVVILQRFNERLKGFHPNRVRAVATNTFRVARNLSEVLPAAEAALGFPIEVISGHEEARLIFSGISNELPPSPNRRLMIDIGGGSTEVIIGKGLKPMLLSSLYMGCVSYTDKFFADGAITEERMQKAILAARRELEGITRQYRKTGWQEAYGSSGTAKGLFAILQENGMSKKGITLEGMELLKKRLVQDGKVDMRLLHGIKPHRAPVLAAGLAIMMAAFQELKIRQMMPGEGALRMGVLYDMLGRESEHDQRSQTVQQMVKRYHIDTRQAQRVRNAALALLRSLQLPDSPEAQELARQLGWAADLHEVGLSIAHADYHKHTAYVLEHADMPGFSNDDQAMLSFLGLGHQGKLGKLKRYETTNAWWLTLLSLRLAVILMRRREDMDSLPLRVELQGKKVLIHQNTAWMASHPLSQASLLAEVQAWQTDHNDLTLELV; encoded by the coding sequence ATGGAACAACTACTCGCCGCCGTGGATCTCGGCTCCAACAGCTTTCGCCTGTCCATCGGACGTGTTGTCCAGCACAATGGCCATGCCCAGATCTACGCGATAGACCGCCTGAATGAATCCGTCCGGCTCGCCGCCGGCATGGGGCCGGACAAGTGCATCAGCCCGGATGCCATCGAGCGCGCAGTCGTCATTCTGCAGCGCTTTAATGAACGTCTGAAAGGCTTTCACCCAAATCGGGTCCGCGCCGTCGCCACCAATACCTTTCGCGTGGCACGCAACCTGAGCGAAGTCTTGCCGGCCGCCGAGGCGGCCTTGGGCTTTCCCATCGAAGTCATTTCCGGTCACGAAGAGGCGCGCTTGATTTTCTCGGGGATCAGTAACGAACTGCCCCCTTCGCCTAATCGTCGGCTGATGATAGACATAGGTGGCGGCTCGACTGAGGTCATCATCGGCAAGGGGCTCAAGCCCATGCTGCTGTCCTCGCTGTACATGGGCTGCGTGAGCTATACCGACAAGTTCTTTGCCGACGGCGCGATTACCGAAGAACGCATGCAAAAAGCCATTCTGGCAGCACGCCGCGAACTGGAAGGCATTACGCGCCAATACCGTAAGACCGGCTGGCAGGAAGCCTATGGTTCGTCCGGCACGGCCAAAGGCCTATTCGCCATCTTGCAAGAAAACGGCATGTCCAAAAAGGGCATCACGCTGGAAGGCATGGAGCTGCTCAAGAAGCGCCTGGTGCAGGACGGCAAAGTGGACATGCGTCTGCTGCACGGCATCAAGCCGCATCGCGCACCGGTGCTGGCCGCAGGCCTGGCCATCATGATGGCCGCCTTCCAGGAACTGAAAATACGTCAAATGATGCCCGGCGAAGGCGCTCTGCGCATGGGCGTGCTGTACGACATGCTGGGCCGGGAGTCCGAGCACGACCAACGCTCCCAGACTGTGCAGCAAATGGTCAAGCGCTATCACATCGACACTCGCCAGGCGCAGCGCGTGCGCAATGCCGCCTTGGCCCTGCTGCGCTCCCTGCAGTTGCCCGATTCGCCCGAAGCCCAGGAGCTGGCTCGGCAATTAGGCTGGGCGGCCGATCTACACGAAGTCGGCCTGAGCATCGCTCACGCTGACTACCACAAACATACCGCGTACGTATTGGAACATGCGGATATGCCCGGCTTCTCGAACGATGACCAGGCCATGCTCAGTTTCCTGGGCCTGGGCCACCAAGGCAAGCTGGGAAAACTCAAGCGTTACGAAACTACCAATGCCTGGTGGCTGACGCTGCTGAGCCTGCGTCTGGCCGTCATTCTGATGCGCCGCCGCGAAGACATGGACTCCTTGCCCTTGCGTGTCGAGCTGCAAGGCAAGAAAGTGCTTATTCACCAGAACACAGCCTGGATGGCCTCGCACCCCTTGTCGCAGGCCTCCTTGCTGGCTGAAGTCCAGGCCTGGCAAACCGACCACAACGACTTGACCCTGGAGCTGGTCTAG
- a CDS encoding GNAT family N-acetyltransferase, with the protein MLDLERARSAADLGNAWAGHTVGGLALRLARTDEELEVLQRLRFQVFTEEMNAVFPGQHNGLDTDRFDQWCEHFMVSEPERNRVIGTYRLLTPEKAKLAGAYYSESEFDISALDALRPSLVEVGRSCIHPDYRNGSAIMMLWGGIAALMRMGGYRYLLGCASVSLRDDGVTAAEVWRVARKSMQDHPEVPHVTPLNRYPVERLDSDLPARIPPLIKGYLKLGATICGEPAWDPDFNTADFPVLLDLQAMDERYKRHFGLV; encoded by the coding sequence ATGCTAGATCTTGAGCGTGCACGATCCGCAGCCGACCTGGGCAATGCCTGGGCCGGCCATACCGTCGGAGGCTTGGCTTTGCGTCTGGCTCGCACAGACGAAGAGCTTGAAGTCCTGCAGCGTTTGCGGTTCCAGGTTTTTACCGAAGAGATGAACGCGGTATTTCCAGGCCAGCATAATGGTCTGGACACCGACCGTTTTGATCAATGGTGCGAGCATTTCATGGTGTCCGAGCCTGAACGCAACCGGGTAATCGGCACTTACCGTCTGCTGACGCCAGAAAAGGCCAAGCTGGCGGGCGCGTATTACTCGGAGTCCGAGTTCGACATCAGCGCTTTGGACGCCTTGCGTCCCAGCCTGGTCGAAGTGGGGCGCTCCTGCATTCACCCGGACTATCGCAATGGTTCGGCCATCATGATGCTGTGGGGCGGTATTGCCGCCCTGATGCGCATGGGCGGTTACCGCTATCTGCTGGGGTGCGCCAGCGTCAGCTTGCGCGACGATGGTGTCACGGCGGCCGAAGTCTGGCGCGTGGCCCGCAAATCCATGCAGGATCATCCCGAGGTGCCGCACGTCACACCGCTGAACCGCTATCCGGTCGAGCGGCTGGACAGCGACTTGCCGGCTCGTATTCCGCCCTTGATCAAGGGGTATCTGAAGCTGGGGGCTACTATTTGCGGTGAACCGGCCTGGGACCCGGACTTCAATACGGCGGACTTCCCGGTTCTGCTCGATTTGCAGGCTATGGATGAACGCTATAAGCGCCATTTTGGGCTGGTCTGA
- the glmM gene encoding phosphoglucosamine mutase, with amino-acid sequence MSDRKYFGTDGVRGEVGGPTINPEFALRLGYAAGKVLAGQHQGKGRPTVIIGKDTRISGYMLESALEAGLSAAGIDVLLAGPVPTPAVAYLTRTLRLAAGIVISASHNPYFDNGIKFFSAHGTKLPDEVELKIEQAIDQPMQWVKSESLGRARRLEDSAGRYIEFCKSTFPNELDLDGLKIVVDAAHGAAYNIAPHVFRELGAEVVAIGVQPDGFNINHEVGATYPERLAEEVRAHGADLGIALDGDADRLQMVDADGRIYNGDELLYLIVRDRQQSQPVEGVVGTLMTNFGFEKSMRDLGIAFERAKVGDRYVLEQMQQRGWLYGGESSGHLLCLDCHTTGDGIIAALQVLTALRHSRKSLSELLVDLKMYPQIMVNVPLQAGQNWQGHAGLAAAKAQVESQLGERGRVLIRASGTEPKLRLMVEAEDADLAQSGIDTLLAVDLMK; translated from the coding sequence ATGAGCGATCGGAAGTATTTTGGCACCGACGGTGTCCGTGGCGAAGTGGGTGGCCCAACCATCAATCCCGAGTTTGCCTTGCGGCTGGGCTATGCCGCCGGCAAGGTGCTGGCAGGCCAACACCAGGGCAAAGGCCGTCCCACGGTCATTATCGGCAAGGACACCCGCATTTCCGGCTATATGCTGGAATCGGCCCTGGAGGCAGGGCTGTCGGCGGCCGGTATCGATGTGCTGCTGGCTGGCCCTGTGCCTACGCCAGCGGTCGCCTACTTGACGCGTACCCTGCGCCTGGCTGCCGGTATTGTCATTTCCGCTTCCCATAATCCCTATTTCGACAATGGCATCAAGTTCTTCTCGGCGCATGGCACCAAGTTGCCTGACGAGGTCGAACTCAAGATCGAACAGGCGATCGACCAGCCCATGCAGTGGGTTAAATCCGAGTCCTTGGGCCGTGCCCGTCGCCTGGAGGACTCCGCCGGTCGTTATATCGAGTTTTGCAAGAGCACCTTTCCCAACGAATTGGATCTGGACGGCCTGAAGATCGTGGTCGATGCGGCTCACGGCGCAGCCTACAACATTGCCCCCCACGTGTTCCGTGAGCTGGGTGCCGAAGTGGTGGCCATTGGCGTGCAGCCCGATGGCTTTAACATTAACCACGAGGTGGGGGCCACGTACCCCGAGCGTCTGGCCGAGGAAGTGCGCGCACATGGCGCAGACCTGGGCATTGCTCTGGATGGCGATGCCGACCGGCTCCAGATGGTGGATGCCGATGGTCGTATCTACAACGGTGACGAACTGCTTTACCTGATCGTGCGCGATCGCCAGCAGAGCCAGCCCGTGGAAGGCGTGGTCGGCACCTTGATGACCAATTTCGGCTTCGAGAAAAGCATGCGCGATCTGGGCATTGCGTTCGAGCGTGCCAAGGTGGGTGATCGCTATGTGCTGGAGCAGATGCAGCAGCGCGGCTGGCTGTATGGCGGCGAAAGTTCCGGCCACCTTCTGTGCCTGGACTGCCATACGACGGGTGATGGCATTATTGCCGCCTTGCAGGTATTGACGGCTTTACGCCACAGTCGCAAGAGCTTGTCCGAATTGTTGGTGGATTTGAAGATGTATCCGCAGATCATGGTTAATGTGCCTTTGCAGGCAGGTCAGAACTGGCAGGGACATGCCGGACTGGCCGCGGCCAAGGCGCAGGTGGAAAGCCAGCTTGGCGAGCGTGGACGGGTGTTGATCCGGGCTTCTGGTACCGAACCCAAGCTGCGTCTGATGGTAGAGGCCGAGGATGCTGATCTGGCGCAATCGGGGATTGATACCCTACTTGCAGTGGATTTAATGAAATAG
- the folP gene encoding dihydropteroate synthase, translating to MNHDQWSCGRFQLGLERPLLMGIVNVTPDSFYDGNRHADLSRALDHAHQLIAEGADILDIGGESTRPGAEPVSLEQEMERVIPLVQALRSSGVALSVDTFKPEIMRASLAAGADIINDIYALRMPGALEAVRDSDCGLCIMHMQGEPRTMQQEPRYQDVVAQVRDFLQERCDQLLQHGVASKRIMLDPGFGFGKTAAHNYQLLRGLEQASVPGYPWLIGLSRKSMIGYVTGKTANERLIGSISAALACVVRGAKVIRVHDVAAMREALDIWNAVEFGVSE from the coding sequence ATGAATCACGACCAATGGTCTTGTGGGCGCTTCCAGCTTGGGCTGGAGCGCCCTTTGCTTATGGGGATCGTGAATGTCACTCCCGATTCCTTCTATGACGGTAACCGGCATGCCGATCTATCCCGGGCCTTGGACCACGCCCATCAATTGATTGCCGAAGGTGCCGATATCCTGGATATAGGCGGGGAATCGACCCGACCGGGGGCCGAGCCTGTATCGCTGGAACAGGAAATGGAGCGTGTCATCCCCCTGGTGCAGGCCCTGCGCTCGTCGGGGGTGGCATTGTCGGTAGATACCTTCAAGCCGGAGATCATGCGTGCCAGCCTGGCCGCCGGAGCCGACATCATCAACGATATTTATGCCTTGCGCATGCCGGGCGCGTTGGAGGCTGTGCGTGATTCGGACTGTGGTCTGTGCATTATGCATATGCAGGGCGAACCGCGCACCATGCAGCAGGAGCCGCGCTACCAGGATGTGGTTGCGCAAGTCAGGGATTTTCTGCAAGAGCGTTGTGACCAATTGCTGCAGCATGGAGTGGCATCCAAGCGTATCATGCTCGATCCCGGCTTTGGCTTTGGCAAGACAGCAGCCCATAATTACCAGTTGCTGCGTGGGCTGGAGCAGGCCAGCGTGCCAGGGTATCCCTGGCTGATCGGTTTGTCGCGCAAGTCCATGATCGGATATGTCACCGGCAAAACGGCAAATGAACGTCTGATTGGTAGTATATCGGCAGCCCTGGCCTGCGTGGTTCGGGGTGCAAAAGTGATCCGTGTCCACGATGTCGCCGCAATGCGCGAAGCGCTGGATATCTGGAATGCGGTTGAATTTGGAGTCTCTGAATGA
- the ftsH gene encoding ATP-dependent zinc metalloprotease FtsH, which translates to MNNSFSKVAIWMVIALVLFTVFKQFDGRPATTDGVTYTQFMNDARAGRITKVDIQGDTLHVTPDSGRTYTLTSPGDLWMVPELVKSGVQVSGKAREEPSFLTSLFISWFPMLLLIGVWVFFMRQMQGGGKGGAFSFGKSRARLLDENSNPVTFADVAGCDEAKEDVQELVDFLRDPSRFQRLGGRIPRGILMVGSPGTGKTLLARAIAGEAKVPFFSISGSDFVEMFVGVGASRVRDMFENAKKQAPCIIFIDEIDAVGRQRGAGLGGGNDEREQTLNQLLVEMDGFETGQGVLVIAATNRPDVLDPALLRPGRFDRQVVVGLPDIRGREQILKVHMRKVPLAPNVDAVVLARGTPGFSGADLANLVNEAALFAARRNGRTVDMQDFERAKDKIIMGAERRSMIMPEEERRNTAYHEAGHALVACMLPKTDPVHKVTIIPRGRALGVTMQLPEGDRYSMDKERLLNMIAVLFGGRIAEEVFMNQMTTGASNDFERATQIARDIVTRYGMTDSLGPVVYAENEGEVFLGRSVTKTTHVSEATMQKVDSEIRKIIDEQYSVARTLIEDNRDKMESMAKALLEWETIDADQIDDIMKGLPPRAPHIPGGDNSSSSDGSVPPATGVSPSGDKGTAATTPV; encoded by the coding sequence TTGAACAACTCGTTTTCCAAAGTCGCGATCTGGATGGTTATTGCGCTTGTGCTGTTTACTGTTTTCAAGCAGTTTGACGGCCGGCCGGCAACCACCGATGGCGTCACCTATACGCAATTCATGAATGATGCGCGCGCCGGTCGCATCACCAAGGTGGATATCCAGGGCGATACCCTGCATGTCACGCCTGATTCCGGCCGCACCTACACCCTGACTTCCCCCGGCGACCTGTGGATGGTGCCCGAGCTGGTCAAGTCCGGTGTGCAGGTTTCCGGCAAGGCCCGCGAGGAACCTTCCTTCCTGACCAGCCTGTTCATTTCCTGGTTCCCCATGCTCTTGCTCATCGGGGTGTGGGTGTTTTTCATGCGTCAGATGCAAGGCGGCGGCAAGGGCGGGGCATTTAGCTTCGGCAAGTCGCGTGCGCGCCTGCTCGACGAAAACTCCAATCCTGTCACCTTTGCCGATGTCGCCGGCTGCGACGAGGCCAAGGAAGATGTGCAGGAACTGGTCGATTTCCTGCGTGATCCCTCTCGCTTTCAGCGCTTGGGCGGTCGTATTCCCCGTGGCATCCTCATGGTGGGTTCGCCCGGTACCGGCAAGACCTTGCTGGCCCGAGCCATCGCCGGCGAAGCGAAAGTGCCGTTTTTCAGCATTTCCGGTTCTGATTTCGTGGAAATGTTCGTGGGCGTCGGTGCTTCGCGTGTTCGCGACATGTTCGAGAACGCCAAGAAACAGGCTCCCTGCATCATCTTCATCGACGAAATCGATGCGGTCGGCCGCCAGCGCGGTGCCGGCCTGGGCGGTGGCAACGACGAACGTGAACAGACCCTGAACCAACTGCTGGTGGAAATGGACGGTTTTGAAACCGGCCAAGGCGTGCTGGTCATTGCCGCCACCAACCGTCCCGACGTACTGGACCCCGCCTTGCTGCGTCCGGGCCGTTTCGACCGTCAGGTCGTCGTGGGTCTGCCCGATATCCGTGGCCGTGAACAGATTCTGAAAGTGCATATGCGCAAGGTGCCGCTGGCTCCCAATGTGGACGCTGTGGTGCTGGCACGCGGCACGCCGGGTTTTTCCGGTGCCGATCTGGCCAACCTGGTCAACGAAGCAGCCTTGTTTGCCGCCCGCCGCAATGGTCGTACGGTCGACATGCAGGATTTCGAGCGCGCCAAGGACAAGATCATCATGGGTGCCGAGCGCCGTTCCATGATCATGCCCGAAGAAGAGCGTCGCAATACGGCCTACCACGAAGCGGGCCACGCGCTGGTTGCATGCATGTTGCCCAAGACCGATCCTGTTCATAAGGTCACCATCATTCCTCGTGGCCGCGCATTGGGTGTCACCATGCAGTTGCCCGAGGGCGACCGCTACAGCATGGACAAGGAACGTCTGCTCAACATGATTGCCGTATTGTTCGGTGGCCGGATCGCCGAAGAAGTCTTTATGAATCAAATGACGACAGGTGCATCGAACGACTTCGAGCGGGCCACGCAGATCGCCCGCGACATCGTGACCCGTTACGGCATGACCGACTCTCTGGGGCCAGTGGTTTACGCCGAAAACGAAGGTGAAGTTTTCCTGGGCCGCAGCGTCACCAAGACCACGCACGTATCCGAAGCGACCATGCAGAAGGTGGATTCCGAGATTCGCAAGATCATCGATGAGCAATATAGCGTTGCGCGTACGCTGATCGAAGACAACCGCGATAAGATGGAATCTATGGCCAAGGCGCTGTTGGAATGGGAAACCATCGATGCGGACCAGATCGACGACATCATGAAGGGTTTGCCTCCACGGGCTCCACATATCCCGGGCGGCGATAACTCGTCCTCCTCCGACGGCTCTGTGCCACCGGCTACGGGCGTCAGCCCTAGCGGCGACAAGGGTACGGCGGCAACGACGCCTGTTTAA
- a CDS encoding RlmE family RNA methyltransferase: MAKKKFSKDWVHQHINDPYVKLAQQKGYRARAAFKLSEILDLEKILVKGKVVVDLGSTPGSWSQLVRERMVGPGGVLDGRIIALDILEMEPIAGVEFMQGDFREEQMLERLHASLNGEPVDLVISDMAPNLSGVASADSARIQHLCDLAMEFAVEHLTADGVLIVKAFHGSGFSQIVESFKQKFVKVIERKPKASRDKSSETFLVARGLKGR, translated from the coding sequence ATGGCCAAGAAAAAATTCTCTAAAGATTGGGTTCATCAGCATATAAATGACCCCTACGTCAAACTGGCGCAACAAAAAGGGTATCGCGCGCGTGCGGCCTTCAAACTGAGTGAAATCCTGGATCTGGAGAAGATCCTTGTCAAGGGCAAAGTGGTCGTGGACCTGGGGTCCACGCCGGGCAGCTGGTCGCAACTGGTGCGCGAACGCATGGTCGGGCCCGGAGGGGTTCTGGACGGTCGCATTATCGCACTGGATATCCTGGAAATGGAACCCATTGCCGGGGTCGAGTTCATGCAGGGAGACTTTCGCGAAGAGCAGATGCTGGAGCGTTTGCATGCCAGTCTGAACGGTGAGCCGGTGGACCTTGTAATTTCTGACATGGCCCCCAACTTGTCAGGTGTGGCTTCGGCCGACTCGGCCCGCATCCAGCATTTGTGTGATCTGGCCATGGAATTTGCGGTGGAGCATCTGACCGCCGATGGTGTACTGATCGTCAAGGCTTTTCACGGTAGTGGTTTTTCCCAGATCGTGGAATCTTTCAAGCAGAAGTTTGTCAAAGTGATCGAGCGCAAACCCAAAGCGTCGCGCGATAAATCGTCCGAGACTTTTCTGGTTGCCCGGGGTCTGAAGGGCAGGTAA
- a CDS encoding YhbY family RNA-binding protein, protein MPTLNLTPHERSDLRAAAHALRPVVLIGDNGLTEAVLKEISVHLQAHQLIKIRVAGDDREARLQMLEHICQTLDAAAVHHLGKILTIYRPNPERPHVLGAPEQPTRAVRKPSEPYTPKKLAAAGVNRTRSSERARRAEMRTERSSNQEEKTSAAARSVQKFNAVKPAASRSATRRPGSAMSLRAGARRGPSSGKR, encoded by the coding sequence ATGCCTACATTAAACCTTACACCTCATGAGCGCAGCGATCTTCGTGCTGCCGCTCACGCCTTGCGCCCTGTCGTTCTGATCGGCGACAACGGCCTGACAGAGGCTGTGCTGAAAGAAATCAGCGTACACCTTCAGGCCCACCAGCTGATCAAGATCCGCGTGGCCGGCGATGACCGCGAAGCCCGCCTGCAGATGCTCGAACACATCTGCCAGACGCTGGATGCCGCCGCGGTCCACCATCTGGGCAAAATTCTGACCATCTACAGGCCCAATCCCGAACGGCCGCATGTGCTGGGTGCCCCTGAACAACCGACCCGCGCCGTGCGCAAGCCTTCGGAGCCCTACACGCCCAAGAAGCTGGCAGCCGCAGGGGTCAATCGCACCCGCAGCTCCGAACGCGCCCGCCGCGCAGAAATGCGCACGGAACGCAGCAGCAACCAGGAAGAAAAAACATCCGCCGCTGCGCGCAGCGTACAAAAATTCAATGCAGTCAAACCTGCGGCATCGCGCAGCGCCACCCGCCGTCCGGGCAGCGCCATGTCCCTGAGGGCTGGTGCCCGTCGTGGACCCTCGTCGGGCAAGCGCTAA
- the greA gene encoding transcription elongation factor GreA: MSAIPLTAQGAQRLQVELHRLKTVERPDVINAIAEARAQGDLSENAEYDAARERQGFIEGRISELEGTLSNAQIIEPATLQADGRIVFGATVEIEDLESGNTVTYQIVGDVEADIRANKISISSPVARALIGKSEGDVVEVKAPAGIREYEIIGISYV; encoded by the coding sequence ATGTCTGCGATCCCATTGACTGCGCAGGGCGCACAACGTTTGCAAGTCGAACTACACCGCCTAAAGACGGTAGAGCGTCCCGATGTTATCAACGCCATTGCCGAAGCGCGCGCGCAGGGCGATCTGTCTGAAAACGCCGAGTACGATGCGGCCCGCGAACGCCAGGGTTTTATCGAAGGCCGCATCAGCGAACTGGAAGGCACGTTGTCCAACGCTCAGATCATCGAGCCGGCCACCTTGCAGGCCGACGGGCGTATTGTGTTCGGAGCCACGGTCGAGATCGAAGACCTGGAGTCGGGCAATACGGTAACGTATCAGATCGTGGGCGATGTCGAGGCCGACATTCGAGCCAACAAGATCTCGATTTCCAGTCCCGTGGCACGCGCCTTGATCGGCAAGTCCGAGGGCGATGTGGTGGAGGTCAAAGCACCGGCCGGCATCCGCGAATACGAAATCATTGGCATCAGCTACGTCTGA